A window of the Vibrio ostreae genome harbors these coding sequences:
- a CDS encoding 3-hydroxyacyl-CoA dehydrogenase NAD-binding domain-containing protein: MSLANQYPVSLQIVDTFAVISIDNPPVNASTDAVRKGVLSCLENIDQEKVEAVILRGEGRSLMAGADLKELESEPTEPTLPQVTHAIEQFPLPVVAIVKGFTLGGGLELALASDYRLAVENAKLGLPEVSVGIVPGAGGTQRLPRAVGMLKATEMIVSGKPILAQEAQDIGLLSAIIAEDTIADIKQALSAMGSPLTKQRLSERNIPVYDHDAYQAHTKGLLKRAKGLPSAQVAADLMSQTSSLSFAAGVALEREHFLQLRRSLPAKALRYLFFAENALGKQVSTQQPMAKVGVIGAGTMGSGICINALMSGYEVFMVEINDAALERGKSHVVSELEGAVKRGKLTAAQKEQCLNRLHASGELSSLKEVDLVIEAIIENLDAKKSLFTELGNLVGPDVLLATNTSYLDVEEIFANVPNPSRVLGLHFFSPAHIMTLLEIVELDSTSEDALNKVKVFAKKLGKKAVTTKNAWGFVGNRIYAAYRRQCEFLVEEGASPEQVDQAIEDYGFAMGPFKVADMSGLDIAWRMRQQMQSTRHLSRYVEIPDRICEADRLGRKTQAGYYDYDEKGTPSSSSFIAELIEDYRAEKDISPVNFSQADIQQRVIASLINESLLLLEEKVCATPEEIDIALTRGYGFPRWKGGANFHCSQYACRGVGVSDGASC, from the coding sequence ATGTCATTGGCTAATCAATACCCAGTCTCTTTGCAAATTGTCGACACCTTCGCTGTGATTTCGATTGATAATCCACCCGTTAATGCCAGTACGGATGCGGTTAGAAAAGGGGTTCTTTCCTGCTTAGAAAACATCGACCAAGAGAAAGTTGAGGCGGTGATTTTAAGAGGGGAAGGGCGTTCCTTGATGGCAGGGGCCGATTTGAAAGAGCTGGAGTCTGAGCCGACCGAGCCGACACTGCCTCAAGTGACTCATGCCATTGAGCAGTTTCCGTTACCTGTCGTCGCCATTGTCAAAGGCTTTACTTTAGGTGGCGGCTTAGAACTGGCCTTAGCGTCTGATTATCGACTGGCGGTAGAAAACGCCAAACTTGGCCTGCCGGAAGTATCGGTGGGAATTGTGCCAGGGGCTGGCGGGACACAGCGTCTTCCCCGTGCCGTTGGTATGCTAAAAGCAACAGAAATGATTGTGTCAGGCAAGCCTATTTTGGCTCAAGAAGCGCAAGATATTGGTTTGCTCTCGGCCATTATTGCTGAAGATACGATAGCCGACATAAAACAGGCTCTTAGCGCGATGGGATCACCTTTGACCAAGCAAAGGCTGAGTGAACGTAATATTCCCGTATACGATCATGATGCTTATCAGGCTCATACCAAAGGGTTACTCAAGCGTGCTAAAGGTTTGCCATCGGCTCAGGTGGCTGCGGATTTGATGTCTCAAACATCCAGCTTAAGCTTTGCCGCTGGCGTTGCGTTGGAAAGAGAGCATTTTTTACAGCTGCGCAGAAGCTTGCCCGCTAAGGCATTACGTTATCTGTTCTTTGCTGAAAATGCGTTGGGTAAACAAGTGTCAACCCAACAGCCGATGGCCAAGGTGGGCGTGATCGGTGCAGGTACCATGGGTAGTGGTATCTGCATCAATGCCCTGATGTCTGGCTATGAAGTGTTCATGGTTGAAATCAATGACGCCGCCCTTGAGCGTGGCAAGAGTCATGTCGTATCAGAGCTTGAAGGCGCAGTTAAACGAGGCAAACTAACGGCGGCACAGAAAGAGCAATGTCTCAATCGGCTGCATGCTTCGGGTGAACTTAGTTCCTTGAAAGAAGTGGACTTGGTGATTGAGGCTATTATTGAAAACCTTGATGCGAAAAAGTCCCTGTTTACTGAGCTTGGTAACCTTGTTGGCCCGGATGTGTTGCTGGCGACCAATACCTCTTACCTAGATGTAGAGGAAATTTTCGCCAATGTTCCTAATCCTAGCCGCGTATTAGGTCTGCATTTCTTTAGTCCAGCGCACATTATGACCTTATTAGAGATTGTAGAACTGGATAGCACCAGCGAAGACGCTCTTAATAAAGTAAAAGTGTTTGCCAAAAAACTGGGTAAGAAAGCCGTCACCACCAAGAATGCTTGGGGCTTTGTCGGCAACCGAATTTATGCGGCTTACCGTCGTCAATGTGAGTTTTTGGTTGAAGAGGGCGCCAGTCCAGAACAAGTAGACCAAGCAATAGAAGACTATGGCTTTGCTATGGGACCTTTTAAAGTGGCGGACATGTCAGGGCTGGATATTGCTTGGCGCATGCGTCAACAGATGCAAAGCACACGACATTTATCCCGCTATGTGGAAATCCCTGACCGTATTTGTGAAGCAGACCGCTTGGGGCGTAAGACGCAGGCAGGTTATTACGATTACGATGAGAAAGGCACGCCGTCTTCGTCCTCTTTTATTGCTGAATTGATTGAGGATTACCGTGCTGAGAAAGACATTAGCCCTGTCAATTTTAGCCAAGCCGATATTCAGCAGCGGGTTATTGCCAGCCTCATTAATGAGTCGCTGCTACTGCTAGAGGAAAAGGTCTGTGCGACCCCAGAAGAAATTGATATTGCGTTAACCAGAGGCTATGGCTTCCCACGCTGGAAGGGGGGGGCCAATTTTCATTGCTCGCAATATGCCTGTAGAGGAGTTGGAGTCTCTGATGGCGCATCTTGCTAA
- a CDS encoding acetate--CoA ligase family protein, protein MHMDALLNPKSVAVIGASADPRKTSGRPVSYLIKHGFAGDIYPVNPKATEIQGLKCYQSINDIPAAPDVALVLLGAKRSIDAVRELSQLGCKAAIVLASGFAEAGQDGLDMQQQLLDAAGDMRILGPNTIGLINLTNKIPLSASGALEVSDLPVGNIAVVSQSGGVLGALLSRAAGKGIGLSSLVSTSNEVDLEVADFVEHLVDDKDTKVIALYLESIRNPERFREAALKASLAGKPIVAFKIGRSEAGARAASSHTGALAGEDRVYDAFFKQLGVIRANTFDELIDIPAALCNDRKMLGRRVAILTSTGGAGTLVSDALGMVDFETPVPDEETAMLLRDIQGDTPTVLDRNPIDVTLAGLQPDLLRKAITILLDSKSYDALVVIIGSSGLAMPDLVVGAIQDCLPNSNKPVMTYVSPNAPDTLKRLNSAHIPSFTSPESCSAALEALYRTRPEALELLSAQGSKEVALRAPFETSVFDEAQAKSLFAAAGIPVPAHKIVHNEAEAEAALNELNAPVVLKVLDSKLMHKSDIGGVSLFNDRQSIGQALTAMRGSVAKHTKTEPSAFLVEEMVAGGYEIILGANRDELGVSILLGAGGVAAELYKDTTIRLLENGKGLTLKQAEEMMRDLVAWPLLDGYRGADLRDTKALAEVIVNFSEFIASLGDELVTAEINPLFVLKAGAGVVAADAVLVLNERS, encoded by the coding sequence ATGCATATGGATGCTTTGTTAAACCCGAAAAGTGTTGCTGTTATTGGTGCCTCTGCAGACCCTCGCAAAACCTCTGGACGCCCTGTCTCTTACCTAATCAAGCATGGCTTTGCCGGAGACATTTACCCAGTAAATCCAAAAGCGACCGAAATACAGGGACTAAAATGTTACCAGTCTATTAATGACATTCCTGCGGCTCCTGATGTGGCGCTTGTGTTGCTAGGCGCTAAACGCAGCATTGATGCCGTACGAGAACTGAGCCAACTAGGTTGTAAAGCAGCCATCGTATTGGCAAGTGGTTTCGCTGAGGCAGGTCAAGACGGTCTAGATATGCAGCAACAACTGCTGGATGCCGCAGGGGATATGCGTATTCTTGGGCCAAATACCATCGGCTTGATTAACCTCACTAATAAAATCCCATTATCTGCCAGTGGTGCATTGGAAGTGTCCGACTTACCTGTGGGTAATATTGCAGTTGTTTCGCAAAGTGGTGGTGTATTAGGTGCATTGCTGTCTCGTGCTGCGGGTAAGGGTATTGGTCTTTCATCCCTGGTGTCCACCAGTAACGAAGTGGATTTAGAAGTTGCCGACTTTGTTGAGCATCTTGTGGATGACAAAGACACCAAAGTCATTGCCCTGTACCTTGAAAGTATTCGTAACCCTGAACGTTTTAGAGAAGCTGCTCTGAAAGCAAGCCTTGCAGGCAAGCCTATCGTAGCCTTTAAAATTGGCCGCTCTGAAGCTGGTGCTCGTGCAGCGAGCTCTCATACCGGAGCTCTAGCAGGCGAAGACCGAGTTTATGATGCGTTCTTTAAACAACTTGGTGTGATCCGAGCCAATACCTTTGATGAGCTAATTGATATCCCTGCGGCTTTATGTAACGACCGTAAGATGCTAGGCCGTCGAGTGGCCATTTTAACCTCAACAGGTGGTGCAGGAACGCTGGTATCCGATGCCCTGGGAATGGTGGACTTTGAAACACCAGTGCCGGATGAAGAAACGGCCATGTTGTTACGCGACATACAAGGTGACACGCCAACGGTACTAGATCGTAACCCGATTGATGTTACTTTAGCGGGTCTACAGCCAGATCTCTTGCGTAAAGCCATTACCATCTTATTAGACAGTAAGAGCTACGATGCGCTGGTTGTGATCATCGGTTCTTCTGGTTTAGCTATGCCCGATCTAGTGGTGGGGGCCATCCAAGATTGTTTACCAAATAGCAATAAGCCAGTGATGACCTATGTGAGTCCTAATGCGCCTGATACGTTGAAGCGTTTGAACTCGGCTCATATCCCAAGTTTCACTTCACCGGAAAGTTGCAGTGCTGCGTTAGAAGCTTTGTACCGCACTCGACCTGAAGCGCTTGAGTTGCTTAGCGCACAGGGTTCAAAAGAGGTTGCCCTCAGAGCGCCTTTTGAAACATCTGTATTCGATGAAGCTCAAGCTAAATCTTTGTTTGCTGCGGCTGGCATCCCTGTACCAGCTCATAAGATTGTTCACAACGAAGCAGAAGCAGAAGCCGCACTTAATGAGCTTAACGCACCAGTGGTGCTGAAAGTCCTCGATTCTAAGCTGATGCACAAGAGCGATATTGGTGGTGTTTCTCTGTTTAATGACCGTCAAAGCATTGGTCAAGCCTTAACTGCGATGCGTGGCTCCGTGGCAAAACACACGAAAACAGAGCCGAGCGCGTTTCTTGTTGAAGAAATGGTGGCCGGTGGTTACGAAATTATTCTCGGTGCCAACCGTGATGAACTGGGCGTTTCCATACTGTTAGGCGCGGGGGGGGTGGCCGCCGAGCTGTATAAAGACACGACCATCCGTTTGCTTGAGAATGGCAAAGGGCTAACCCTCAAACAGGCTGAGGAAATGATGCGTGACCTGGTAGCTTGGCCATTATTGGATGGTTACCGTGGTGCTGACTTGCGTGATACCAAGGCCTTAGCTGAGGTCATTGTGAATTTCTCTGAGTTTATTGCGAGCTTAGGAGATGAGCTGGTTACCGCTGAAATAAACCCCTTATTTGTGTTGAAAGCGGGTGCAGGCGTGGTTGCTGCGGATGCGGTACTCGTTCTCAATGAGAGAAGCTAA
- a CDS encoding enoyl-CoA hydratase/isomerase family protein produces MSQVPLVKFETQNNIAILTLNRPEKRNAMSDAMRAELVQHLIAIRSDKDIKALVVTGEGKGFCAGGDIAGMKIRMEADPATVGFNGWDRQQGVHYAASLLLNLPIPTVAAVNGAAAGLGADFALSCDFVVAAPYASFTWAYIARGLVPDGGGLYFLPRRVGLSRAKDLIFSGRKVAQKEALELGIADRICESENLLNVAIAMAVEMSAGSRTATALTKSILNKSYEMSEHQVFAEGSKAQGICYTSHEHRQSVQAFLERSAGDK; encoded by the coding sequence ATGAGTCAGGTTCCATTAGTTAAATTTGAAACTCAAAATAATATCGCAATTCTAACATTAAACCGCCCAGAGAAACGCAATGCCATGAGCGATGCCATGCGAGCAGAACTCGTTCAGCATCTAATCGCCATTCGTTCGGATAAAGACATTAAAGCGTTAGTTGTGACCGGCGAAGGCAAAGGTTTTTGTGCTGGAGGCGACATTGCAGGTATGAAAATTCGAATGGAAGCCGACCCAGCAACGGTAGGTTTTAACGGTTGGGATCGTCAGCAGGGCGTTCATTATGCCGCTAGCCTGCTGCTGAATCTGCCAATTCCTACGGTTGCCGCGGTCAATGGTGCCGCTGCGGGACTTGGTGCTGATTTTGCCTTGTCTTGTGACTTTGTCGTTGCGGCGCCTTATGCAAGTTTTACTTGGGCTTACATCGCTCGCGGTCTAGTGCCAGACGGTGGTGGCTTATATTTTCTACCACGCCGAGTTGGCTTAAGCAGAGCCAAAGATTTAATTTTTAGTGGTCGTAAAGTCGCTCAAAAAGAAGCTTTGGAGCTGGGTATTGCGGATCGTATTTGTGAGTCTGAAAATCTACTTAATGTTGCCATTGCGATGGCTGTAGAAATGAGTGCTGGCTCGCGTACAGCGACAGCGCTAACCAAATCTATCCTCAATAAAAGTTACGAGATGTCAGAGCACCAAGTGTTTGCCGAGGGCAGTAAAGCACAAGGCATTTGCTATACATCGCATGAACATCGTCAATCAGTTCAAGCTTTTCTTGAACGCAGTGCAGGAGACAAATAA
- a CDS encoding tripartite tricarboxylate transporter TctB family protein, with amino-acid sequence MKKTIGTALLETPLKLSFRGLEAVVSALLLTLSILYLFEALPFLSVTSGGKVGPGNFPLGIACIAIALTSLFLIMSLSKRYSLHDSRKVTFDRYLCVLFGAAIIILIGSQLASLGAFFAPWVMATGIMFCCQEKGLRLFVIPPCIGGAIYVLFALALGVYFP; translated from the coding sequence ATGAAAAAAACAATCGGCACTGCACTGCTAGAAACGCCACTCAAGCTATCCTTTAGGGGATTAGAGGCGGTGGTTAGTGCATTACTACTCACTCTATCAATACTCTATCTATTTGAAGCATTGCCATTCCTATCCGTCACTTCCGGGGGAAAGGTAGGTCCGGGTAACTTTCCTCTAGGTATTGCCTGCATTGCTATCGCTTTGACATCTTTGTTTTTAATCATGAGCTTAAGTAAGCGATATAGCCTACATGACTCACGTAAGGTGACATTTGACCGATATTTATGCGTACTTTTCGGAGCAGCGATCATTATTCTTATTGGTAGTCAGCTAGCGTCCTTAGGAGCCTTTTTCGCCCCTTGGGTCATGGCGACAGGAATAATGTTTTGCTGTCAAGAAAAAGGGCTACGTCTGTTTGTCATCCCACCTTGTATTGGTGGAGCAATATACGTTCTGTTCGCACTCGCTCTTGGCGTCTATTTTCCATAG
- a CDS encoding tripartite tricarboxylate transporter permease yields MIDNLLIGFGAFSDPLVFIGLLVGAFLGYLIGAIPGLGPTLGVSLLIPFTYSVDPLVAVVTLVALYAAAEYGGAISAILINSPGTAAAVATSWDGYPLTRQGKAGLALNVSIISSGIGIFISTILLFFTAVPLSEFALNFGPEAYFSLAVMGLSLVSIFSTGSLIKGGIAMMVGLGLATIGLDAQSGVPRFAFDPEFFEGLPLVPALLGLFALSEVLCMIEQSNRPQHESSKMSGIFVVPVKVYYNLKLTLLRSAFMGYVIGIIPGAGASIASFLSYGIAKRLSKTPEKFGHGSVEGISSSESANNAAVSGALAPLLALGIPGSPTTAIIIGALMIHGIQPGPLLFTMNPEVPFTIFASLWISVPIMVLIGLLGAKYWAKVADVPRSILASIVACICLMGAYSSENSMFPVYITIAFGILGYVFRKADIPLAPIVLALVLGEMLETNFRRAVVISGGDYWVFFQKPLSLILLSVAIISFLVPLIKWAKSKI; encoded by the coding sequence ATGATTGACAACTTACTAATAGGGTTTGGCGCGTTTTCAGACCCTCTCGTTTTTATTGGTTTATTAGTTGGTGCGTTTTTAGGATACTTGATTGGAGCAATACCAGGATTAGGTCCTACATTAGGGGTATCTCTATTAATTCCATTTACTTATAGCGTTGACCCACTCGTTGCAGTGGTAACTCTTGTTGCTTTATACGCTGCCGCAGAGTACGGTGGTGCAATTTCAGCAATTTTAATTAACTCTCCTGGTACAGCGGCCGCTGTGGCGACTTCGTGGGACGGATATCCTCTTACTCGACAAGGCAAAGCTGGCCTTGCTTTGAATGTTTCAATCATTTCTTCGGGTATTGGCATCTTCATAAGTACTATCCTGCTCTTCTTTACAGCAGTCCCTTTATCAGAGTTTGCGCTAAATTTTGGACCCGAAGCCTACTTCTCGCTCGCTGTTATGGGATTAAGTTTGGTCTCGATTTTCTCAACTGGATCTTTAATCAAAGGCGGTATTGCTATGATGGTAGGTCTGGGATTAGCAACGATTGGGCTTGATGCCCAATCAGGCGTGCCACGGTTTGCTTTTGACCCTGAGTTTTTTGAAGGTTTACCTCTGGTACCCGCTTTATTAGGGTTGTTTGCTCTATCGGAAGTACTATGCATGATAGAGCAATCCAATAGACCCCAGCATGAAAGCAGTAAAATGAGTGGCATCTTCGTTGTACCTGTTAAGGTTTACTACAATCTGAAGCTAACACTATTGCGCAGCGCTTTCATGGGATATGTAATTGGTATCATTCCAGGTGCAGGAGCCTCTATAGCTTCATTCCTATCATACGGCATAGCAAAACGATTATCTAAAACACCTGAGAAGTTCGGCCATGGCAGTGTAGAGGGTATTTCATCATCAGAATCAGCAAACAATGCTGCAGTTTCTGGTGCTTTAGCTCCTTTACTAGCCTTAGGCATACCAGGTTCACCGACCACCGCGATAATTATTGGCGCTTTGATGATTCATGGTATTCAGCCTGGTCCGTTACTATTCACCATGAACCCAGAAGTTCCCTTCACCATTTTTGCATCCTTGTGGATAAGCGTCCCTATCATGGTGTTAATCGGTCTTTTAGGCGCGAAATATTGGGCTAAAGTCGCGGATGTACCTCGTTCAATACTAGCTTCAATTGTTGCCTGCATCTGTCTAATGGGCGCATATTCTTCCGAAAACTCAATGTTCCCAGTCTACATCACAATCGCATTTGGTATTTTGGGATATGTATTTCGTAAGGCCGATATCCCCCTAGCACCTATTGTACTAGCTCTCGTACTAGGCGAAATGCTTGAAACAAATTTCCGACGTGCTGTAGTTATCTCTGGTGGCGATTACTGGGTATTTTTCCAAAAACCACTTTCTCTGATACTACTTTCTGTCGCGATCATTTCTTTCTTGGTCCCATTAATAAAATGGGCAAAATCTAAAATTTAA
- a CDS encoding DeoR/GlpR family DNA-binding transcription regulator, with protein MSKRNTQLRRHAIANLVNEKGEVSVEALSSQFDTSEVTIRKDLASLETNGLLLRRYGGAIALPREVVADEMNSKVSFRKVELAKAAAELIREHNRIVIDSGSTTAALIQQLNDKRGLVVMTNSLNVANALNELESEPTLLMTGGTWDTHSESFQGQVAESVLRSYDFDQLFIGADGIDLARGTTTFNELVGLSKVMAEVSREVIVMVESEKIGRKIPNLELAWDSIDVLVTDRGLADEDAAQIESHQVRVIRA; from the coding sequence ATGTCGAAACGAAACACTCAGCTCAGACGCCACGCGATTGCCAATCTGGTCAATGAGAAAGGTGAAGTGAGCGTCGAAGCGCTTTCCAGTCAGTTTGATACTTCCGAAGTCACCATCCGTAAGGATTTGGCCTCACTGGAAACCAATGGCCTGCTGCTCAGACGCTACGGTGGTGCGATAGCCCTGCCGCGCGAAGTGGTCGCTGATGAAATGAATTCAAAAGTTTCGTTTCGAAAGGTTGAACTGGCAAAGGCGGCAGCAGAGTTAATCCGGGAACATAACCGAATTGTGATCGACAGCGGCAGTACCACCGCGGCACTGATTCAGCAACTGAACGACAAACGCGGCCTGGTGGTGATGACCAACTCGCTCAATGTCGCCAATGCCCTCAATGAACTGGAAAGCGAACCCACCTTATTAATGACCGGCGGCACCTGGGATACCCATTCGGAATCATTCCAGGGCCAGGTGGCAGAATCTGTGCTGCGCTCTTATGATTTTGATCAGCTGTTTATCGGCGCAGACGGCATTGATTTGGCACGCGGCACCACCACGTTCAACGAACTGGTCGGCCTGAGCAAGGTGATGGCGGAAGTGTCGCGTGAAGTGATTGTGATGGTCGAGTCAGAAAAAATCGGCCGTAAGATTCCCAATCTGGAACTGGCCTGGGACAGTATTGATGTGCTGGTAACGGATCGCGGTCTGGCAGATGAAGATGCCGCGCAAATTGAATCTCATCAGGTGCGGGTGATCCGGGCCTGA
- the pykF gene encoding pyruvate kinase PykF: MKKTKIVCTIGPKTESVEKLTELVAAGMNVMRLNFSHGDFVEHGTRIANFRTVMENTGKELAILLDTKGPEIRTIKLENGDDVELVAGQEFTFTTDTKVVGNKDIVAVTYAGFANDLNVGNTILVDDGLIEMEVVAKTDSEVKCKVLNNGALGENKGVNLPGVSVNLPALSEKDKNDLKFGCEQGVDFVAASFIRKGSDVKEIRDVLKAFGGENIQIISKIENQEGVDNFDEILELSDGIMVARGDLGVEIPAEEVIFAQKMMIEKCNRARKVVITATQMLDSMIKNPRPTRAEAGDVANAIMDGTDAVMLSGETAKGKYPVEAVTIMAQIANRTDAALKAELGSRLDSPRLRITEAVCKGAVDTAEKLAAPLIVVATEAGKSARSVRKYFPTANIIAVTTNKKTAAQLVLTKGVRPVVVDSIASTDDFYRLGKEIALESGLGKKGDIVVMVSGALVASGTTNTTSVHVL, translated from the coding sequence ATGAAAAAGACCAAAATCGTTTGTACGATTGGCCCTAAAACTGAATCTGTAGAGAAGCTGACTGAACTGGTTGCAGCTGGCATGAACGTGATGCGCCTTAACTTCTCTCACGGTGACTTTGTTGAGCACGGTACTCGCATCGCGAACTTCCGTACTGTCATGGAAAACACAGGTAAGGAACTGGCTATCCTGCTGGATACTAAAGGTCCTGAAATCCGTACCATCAAACTGGAAAACGGTGATGACGTTGAGCTGGTTGCCGGCCAGGAATTCACCTTCACGACGGATACTAAAGTAGTCGGTAACAAAGACATCGTTGCAGTGACTTACGCAGGTTTCGCGAACGACCTGAACGTCGGTAACACTATCCTGGTTGACGACGGTCTGATCGAAATGGAAGTGGTGGCGAAAACTGACAGCGAAGTAAAATGTAAAGTTCTCAACAACGGCGCACTGGGCGAAAACAAAGGTGTTAACCTGCCAGGCGTTTCTGTGAACCTGCCAGCGCTGTCTGAAAAAGATAAAAACGATCTGAAATTTGGTTGTGAGCAAGGCGTTGATTTCGTTGCAGCATCTTTCATCCGTAAAGGTTCTGACGTGAAAGAAATCCGCGACGTGCTGAAAGCATTCGGCGGCGAAAACATCCAGATCATCTCTAAAATCGAAAACCAGGAAGGCGTAGACAACTTCGACGAAATTCTGGAGCTGTCTGACGGTATCATGGTTGCACGTGGCGACCTGGGTGTAGAAATCCCGGCTGAAGAAGTTATCTTCGCGCAGAAGATGATGATCGAGAAATGTAACCGCGCACGTAAAGTGGTTATCACTGCAACCCAAATGCTGGATTCAATGATCAAGAACCCACGTCCGACTCGCGCAGAAGCGGGTGACGTAGCGAACGCGATCATGGACGGTACTGACGCAGTGATGCTGTCTGGTGAAACCGCGAAAGGCAAATACCCGGTTGAAGCTGTGACGATCATGGCGCAAATCGCAAACCGTACTGACGCCGCACTGAAAGCGGAACTGGGCTCTCGTCTCGACAGCCCACGTCTGCGCATCACTGAAGCTGTATGTAAAGGCGCGGTAGATACTGCTGAGAAACTGGCTGCACCACTGATCGTGGTTGCAACTGAAGCGGGTAAATCAGCACGTTCAGTACGTAAGTACTTCCCGACTGCGAACATCATCGCGGTAACGACTAACAAGAAAACCGCCGCTCAGCTGGTGCTGACTAAAGGTGTGCGTCCGGTCGTGGTTGATTCAATCGCCAGCACTGATGACTTCTACCGTCTGGGTAAAGAGATTGCTCTGGAATCTGGTCTGGGTAAGAAAGGCGACATCGTGGTCATGGTTTCTGGCGCTCTGGTTGCTTCAGGTACCACTAACACAACATCTGTTCACGTACTGTAA